CGGGGAAACCGAGCCAACTATACGGTCCAGCGCCGCCGGCCGGCCGGTCAGTGCAGCCGCATGCCGGGGAGGGCCCCGGCATCGGGGGAGAGCAGGTAGACACCCTCCGCTCCCGCGCCGCTGGCAGCGACGACCATCCCCTCGCTGGTGCCGAACTTCATCGTCCGCGGGGCGAGGTTGGCGACGACCACGACCAGCCGGCCGACGAGGTCCGCCGGCGCGTGGAATCCCTTGATCCCCGCGAACACGGTCCGCGTCGTGTCGCCGCCGAGGCTGACGGCGAGCTTGAGGAGCTTCCGGGAATCGGCGACCTCCTCGGCGGCGACGATCCGGGCGACGCGGAGGTCGACCCGGCTGAAGTCGTCGATCGTGCAGGTCGGGGCGAGGGGCTCGGCGGCGAGGGGGGCTCCGGGATCGGTCGTCATCGGTGCGCCTGTGGTGGAAGGGGGTTCAAGGGCAGTCGGGGAGGGAGTCGTCGCGGCCAGCAGCGCCGCGATCCGGGCCGGATCGACGCGCGTTGCCAGCGGCGTGAACGGGGCCACCGGCAGGCCGACGAGGGGCTGCTGAGACTCGTCCCACGAGCGGATCGGGCCGCCGACCAGGTTCCCGGTCTGGGCGGCGAGCCGTGGCAGGACGGGGGCGAGGTAGACCGCGAGTTGCCGGAACAGGTTGAGGGCGACGGTCGCCACGTCGCGCAGCCGTGCGGCCGAGGCGGGGCCGGCCTTGGCGAGCTTCCACGGTTGCTCGGCGTCGACGTAGGCGTTGGCACGATCGGCCGCGGCCATGATCAGGCGCATCGCCCGGGCGAAGTCGCAGTCCTCGTAGGCTGCCGCGATCGCGGCGCCGTCGGCGGCCGCGCGGGCGAACAGGCCACCGTCCTCGGGATACCGGTCCGCCAGCCCGGTCGCTTCCAACCAGCGGGCCGTCCGGCTGGCGAGATTGACCACCTTGCCGACGAGGTCGGCATTCACCTTGGCGGCGAAGTCGTCGAGGTTGAGGTCGATGTCGTCGATGTCTCCCGACAGTTTCGCCGCGTAGTAGTAGCGCAGCGCCGCCGGATCGAGGTGCTCGAGGTAGGTTCGCGCCAGGACGAACGTCCCCCGTGCCTTCGACATCTTCTCCCCGTTGACGGTGAGGAAGCCGTGGATCCGCACCTTCGTCGGCAGCGTGAGGCCGGCCGCGGCGAGCATCGCCGGCCAGAACAGGGTGTGGAAGTAGGTGATGTCCTTGCCGATGAAGTGGTGGATCTCCGCCGGCGGAGCGTCGCCCGGCTGCCACCAGTCGCGCCACGACCCTCCCCGGGCCGCCGCCCATTCCTCGGTGGCGGCGATATAGCCGACCGGAGCGTCGAACCAGACGTACCAGTAGTGCCCCGGGGCGTCGGGGATCTCGAAGCCGAAATACGGCGCCGGTCGCGACACGTCCCAGTCGCGGAGCGGCTCGCCGAGGAAGTGGCCGGTGAGGTAGTTGGCGACCTGCGGGGCGAGGGCACCCGACGACTGCGTCCAGCCGCGGAGGAACTCCTGCAGCGGTTCGAGCCGGACGAACAGGTGCTCGGCCGACCGCACCTCGGGGGTCGCACCGGAGAGCGTGCTCCGCGGATCGACGAGGTCGGCGGGCGAATAGGTCGCGCCGCACTTCTCGCAGGCGTCACCATACTGGTCGGTGGCCCGGCAGCGCGGGCAGGTTCCGCGGACGAACCGGTCGGCGAGAAACACCCCGGCCACCGGGTCGAACAGCTGCTCCACGGCACGGCCGGCGACCAATCCCCGGTCGCGCAGGCTCTGCCACACGATGGCGCACAGCCGGCGATTGGCGTCGCTGTCGGTGCTGCCGTAGTGGTCGAAGCCGATCTCGAACCCCGCGAAGTCGGCGAGATGGGCCGCGCGCATCTCGGCGATCACCTCGTGCTCGCCGCGCCCCTCGGCACGGGCCCGGATCATGATCGCCGTGCCGTGGGTGTCGTCGGCGCAGAGGAAGATGCAGTCGTGCCCCCGCAGTTTCTGGAACCGGACGAAGATGTCGGTCTGGACGTACTCCACCAGGTGACCGAGGTGGATGTGCCCGTTGGCGTAGGGGAGCGCCGCGGTCACGAGGATGCGGCGCGATGCGGGTGAAGCCATGCCGGGCGCGA
This is a stretch of genomic DNA from Planctomycetota bacterium. It encodes these proteins:
- the metG gene encoding methionine--tRNA ligase, which encodes MASPASRRILVTAALPYANGHIHLGHLVEYVQTDIFVRFQKLRGHDCIFLCADDTHGTAIMIRARAEGRGEHEVIAEMRAAHLADFAGFEIGFDHYGSTDSDANRRLCAIVWQSLRDRGLVAGRAVEQLFDPVAGVFLADRFVRGTCPRCRATDQYGDACEKCGATYSPADLVDPRSTLSGATPEVRSAEHLFVRLEPLQEFLRGWTQSSGALAPQVANYLTGHFLGEPLRDWDVSRPAPYFGFEIPDAPGHYWYVWFDAPVGYIAATEEWAAARGGSWRDWWQPGDAPPAEIHHFIGKDITYFHTLFWPAMLAAAGLTLPTKVRIHGFLTVNGEKMSKARGTFVLARTYLEHLDPAALRYYYAAKLSGDIDDIDLNLDDFAAKVNADLVGKVVNLASRTARWLEATGLADRYPEDGGLFARAAADGAAIAAAYEDCDFARAMRLIMAAADRANAYVDAEQPWKLAKAGPASAARLRDVATVALNLFRQLAVYLAPVLPRLAAQTGNLVGGPIRSWDESQQPLVGLPVAPFTPLATRVDPARIAALLAATTPSPTALEPPSTTGAPMTTDPGAPLAAEPLAPTCTIDDFSRVDLRVARIVAAEEVADSRKLLKLAVSLGGDTTRTVFAGIKGFHAPADLVGRLVVVVANLAPRTMKFGTSEGMVVAASGAGAEGVYLLSPDAGALPGMRLH